A single window of Amphiura filiformis chromosome 17, Afil_fr2py, whole genome shotgun sequence DNA harbors:
- the LOC140138486 gene encoding uncharacterized protein codes for MTTSGESLNLEVMSPAAVAYLLEVISADINKVDEINRLRKNSGNKPEADISSENRTSSSDESSSSATASSPGSSVTSPPPDTTVALPPVSTVFSYDFSALCAAQTSMTSTLVDVTNSQHQQQRDTMCTELKANKEKQSLQSKRPSTSRKHMIEVDDVSDDDGNREDEVTSRKTRKRNRSSTSEGNCLSRRRKLSSTRSFTKPKSPGLEPSTTAVVPSTHKAPSKAASDDVAKTTDKPSRSRRFKEDELAFLDAVYKTEPYPDPMITERLSIQLDVPEHRIKVWFANRRHRQSRAQDNKAAAVVQHTTVNQTVTVAQPAAVTQSVKVMQPAVVTQPVTGPVTVAQPVKVTQPITQPVSQHVTIAQPVSQHVTIAQPVTVGKKDHQLVTETAALPAESSNASSAFPSVPSLTPQYGMVPSNSPFTPPYGMVPSGYEYTHQPSTPSPVQVQPPPHTPDFAAESRRRSQIATTIQSRFPYSSPALIQLANQTMLSRSGLNPYHHHPMNYPVGMSSYPPDGFKLPPGADICDLARMPRRRPSSYNSYYWEPPILPPLTLESTSYTDGVSLSPAIDDSPSPWHWMP; via the exons ATGACGACCTCAGGAGAATCTCTCAATTTAGAAGTCATGTCACCGGCAGCTGTGGCTTATTTATTGGAAGTCATCTCTGCTGACATTAATAAGGTGGATGAAATTAACAGATTACGCAAGAATAGTGGCAATAAACCTGAAGCTGACATCTCATCTGAAAACAGGACATCATCATCTGATGAGTCCTCTTCCTCGGCAACAGCATCATCACCTGGTAGTAGCGTCACATCTCCACCACCTGACACCACTGTTGCCTTGCCACCTGTTTCGACTGTATTCTCGTATGATTTCTCTGCACTTTGTGCCGCTCAAACCAGTATGACTTCTACTTTGGTTGATGTAACCAACAGCCAACATCAGCAGCAACGTGATACTATGTGTACTGAGCTGAAAGCTAACAAAGAAAAGCAGTCATTGCAGTCCAAGCGACCATCAACGAGTAGGAAACATATGATAGAGGTAGATGATGTaagtgatgatgatggcaatcGGGAGGATGAGGTGACGTCTAGGAAAACAAGAAAGAGGAATCGGAGCAGTACTAGCGAAG GAAACTGTTTATCACGGAGACGAAAATTGTCATCAACTCGGTCATTCACCAAACCCAAATCGCCTGGACTCGAACCCTCTACCACAGCTGTTGTCCCGTCTACACATAAAGCTCCATCAAAGGCTGCCTCAGATGATGTTGCCAAGACAACAGACAAACCATCCCGGTCAAGACGATTTAAGGAAGATGAGTTGGCATTTCTGGATGCGGTGTACAAGACAGAACCATACCCAGATCCTATGATAACAGAAAGGTTATCCATTCAGTTAGATGTACCAGAACATAGAATAAAG GTATGGTTTGCCAATCGTCGTCATCGTCAATCACGTGCCCAAGATAACAAAGCTGCTGCAGTCGTTCAACATACTACAGTTAATCAAACTGTCACAGTCGCTCAACCTGCTGCAGTCACTCAATCTGTCAAAGTCATGCAACCTGCCGTAGTCACTCAACCTGTCACCGGGCCTGTCACAGTTGCTCAACCTGTCAAAGTCACTCAACCAATCACCCAACCTGTCTCTCAACATGTCACAATCGCTCAACCTGTCTCTCAACATGTCACAATCGCTCAACCTGTCACAGTGGGAAAGAAAGATCATCAGTTGGTGACAGAGACAGCTGCTTTACCTGCTGAGAGCAGCAATGCATCATCAGCATTCCCTAGTGTACCATCACTCACACCTCAATATGGTATGGTACCATCCAATTCACCATTCACACCTCCATATGGTATGGTACCATCCGGCTATGAATACACCCATCAACCTTCGACCCCATCACCAGTACAAGTACAACCACCACCACACACACCAGACTTTGCAGCTGAATCACGCCGTAGATCTCAGATAGCGACGACGATCCAATCGCGTTTTCCATACTCATCACCTGCTTTGATCCAACTTGCCAATCAGACTATGTTATCAAGATCAGGATTGAATCCATACCATCATCATCCCATGAATTATCCTGTTGGAATGTCATCTTATCCACCAGATGGTTTCAAATTACCTCCTGGTGCTGATATCTGTGACTTGGCTAGAATGCCCAGACGAAGACCATCAAGTTATAACAGCTATTATTGGGAGCCACCTATCTTGCCTCCATTAACTCTTGAGTCTACAAGTTATACAGATGGTGTATCACTCTCACCTGCCATCGATGACAGTCCCAGTCCTTGGCATTGGATGCCATAA